CGTCGCCTAGATCCGTGCCCGCATTCGCCGTATCGAGACTGACAACCGTCGCCGCATTGTCCGCATCGCTCAAAATTCGCTCGACCGTGTCCGCCCCCACGCCATACAGCGCCTTGCTCGCCTTCGCAATCTCCTCCGGCGTCGCCACGACAATCTCGACCCGCTGCTTCTTCAACACCAGCCGGATATCGTCCAGCAACTGGTGGTTCAACGGGTCGCACACCGCCACCACAATCGTCCCATTGCGCTCCTGCACCGGGACGAAGTTGTAATGCGTCGCGAACCGCGCCGGCACCTTCCCGACAATCTCCGCCGGAATCTCCATCTTGCTCGGCGCGACAAACCGCATCTCGCAAAAGTCCGCCAACGCCCGGTAGACCGCCTCCGCCGTCGCCACCCCCGTCTGCACCAGCGCGATCGGCAACGCGACCCCCCGGCTCGCGGCGTCCTGCCGCGCCTTGGCAAGCCGCGCCTCGTCGAGAATCCCGTCCCGAACCAACTGGCGCTCGAACGCTACTTCACCGGACACTTCTGCACGCTCCAACCATAGCCAACTCTTGCATTTTCAATATGTTACTCCACTCGATCACGCAGCGCAACCGGCGCCCGAATGTAACGTGTTGTCACCCAAGATCTCACTGCTACCCGCTGAAATCAGAGCGTTTCAAGGTCGGCTGCACCGCGTGCTCGTGCTCTTGCTCGTCATCGTACTCGATCTTTTCGAGTATCGAGTGCAAGCACGGTGACGACTCACGAAGCAGGAGCACGAAACAGACGGTGTCCTCAAACTTGAATTGCTCTAGAAACGAACGCGGACGGTTCATGGTTTACACACGAATGCTAGAAGTCCGTCAGGAGGACTACTTCCGCTTGCGGCGCAGGGCCGCCCCGAACAACTTTCGGATCACCCGCCACGAGTCCCGATACTTGTTGAAATGCGACGACGGATTGCCCGTCTCGTAGATCGTGCGAATGGGCGACGCGGCAATCTTGTACCCGCCCTTGGCCGCGTTGACGAGTATCTCCATCTCCGTCTCGTAGCGTCCGCCGCGGATCGTCTTCAGAATGTCCTCGAGCAAACGGCGCGAATGTATGCGGAAACCGGACTGCGTATCGGGAATTGCCGCGCCGATCAACAGGCGCGTCGTCATCGCCGTGAACCGGTTGCCAATCTTGCTGCGCCACGGCACATGCGCCCCGTCAAACGTCCGCGTCCCAATTACAAGGTCCGCGCCGTCCCGCGTGAACGTCTCCCACAGATTTGGCAGCTCGCCCGCGTCGTGCTGCCCGTCCGCATCCACAATGACAACGCCGGTAACGTCGTCCGCCGCGAGCGCCGCGCGAAACCCCGCGAGCATCGCGAAGCCCTTCCCCTTGTTCTCCGGGAATTGGATCACGCTCGCTCCCAACGCCTGCAACGGCGCCGTCGCGCCGTCCGTGCTGCCGTCGTCCACGACGACCACGTGCTCGAGCTGCGCCAACAGCCCCCTCACAACCGGCTCGACGCGCCCGCCCGCGTTGTAACACGGCACGACCGCCGCCAGCCGTTTGCGCATTTCTCCGCCAGTTTCACACTTTTCCATGGTCAGCTATGACTGCCTCTCGCAACAATTTACCACGACCGCCCCGTTCACGGAACTTTCTGTCAACCGTTGTGTTCGATTGGACAACCACCCGCGCCACGGGATGCGCACCCGGGCAACGCGGAGCAACCAAGAGAGGAGATGCGTATGAACAGGGTTTGGGCTTTTGGCGTACTTGTGACTATCGTCGCCGCGCCGGCGTTTGCCCAGGGCGAAGAAGGGCATCCGTGCCCGCCGCCGCTCGGGCGGTTGATCAAGGCCGCGGACGCGGACCAGAACGGCGAAGTAACCCTCGAAGAGTTCCTCACGAAGTTTCCCAACGCCACCGAAGACCGCTTCAATAAACTCGACAAGAACGGCGACGGCGTGCTCTCGAAAGAGGACATCCCCTGGCACGAGCGCGCACGCATATTGCGCCGGCTAAAAGAAGCGGACACCAACGGCGACGGCAGCGTAACCCTCGAGGAATTCATGGCCGCCTTCCCCAACGCCGACGAAGCCGCGTTCCACCGGCTCGACCGGAACGACGACGGCGTAATCAACAAAGACGACTGCGTGCGGATCGAGCCGGCCACACCGTCGGAATAGCCGCCGCACCGTCACTTCACGAGAACTGTAATCCCCAGGCCG
The sequence above is a segment of the Candidatus Hydrogenedentota bacterium genome. Coding sequences within it:
- a CDS encoding glycosyltransferase family 2 protein, with protein sequence MRKRLAAVVPCYNAGGRVEPVVRGLLAQLEHVVVVDDGSTDGATAPLQALGASVIQFPENKGKGFAMLAGFRAALAADDVTGVVIVDADGQHDAGELPNLWETFTRDGADLVIGTRTFDGAHVPWRSKIGNRFTAMTTRLLIGAAIPDTQSGFRIHSRRLLEDILKTIRGGRYETEMEILVNAAKGGYKIAASPIRTIYETGNPSSHFNKYRDSWRVIRKLFGAALRRKRK
- a CDS encoding EF-hand domain-containing protein, with the translated sequence MNRVWAFGVLVTIVAAPAFAQGEEGHPCPPPLGRLIKAADADQNGEVTLEEFLTKFPNATEDRFNKLDKNGDGVLSKEDIPWHERARILRRLKEADTNGDGSVTLEEFMAAFPNADEAAFHRLDRNDDGVINKDDCVRIEPATPSE